The region AGTTTTCTCCTGTAATTTTGAGACCAAGAAGATTTCTTCAGAAGAAGTGCTGGAGCTGGAATCCCGTACGCTTAATTGGAAAGAAGTAGACGAATATCCGGCTTTTGAAGACTGCCAAAACGAAACCGAACTTTTGGCGGCACGGGAATGCTTTGAACGGGAAGTAGCCGAAAACATTTATGCTTACCTTTCTAAACAACAGCCGGTAGTTACAGAGTCTATAGACGATACCCTTTATCTTTATCTGGAAATAAATAGTGCGGGTCGCCCCGAGATAGATTCGGTTAAAATAGATTCTACATTAAACAATCAGCTTCCTGAATTGCGATTGTGGTTAGACCAAAGTATAGATTCCCTTCCAAAAATTTATCCGGCCAGTAAGCGCGGCGTACCGGTTTCTACCGTTTTTAAAATGCCTATTGTTATTAAAGCTGAGTAATAATTCACAACATAACAGTTTTGTTATATAACATTTTTGTTATAAATTTAAAGTGTGAATTCGGTTTCCCTAATTAAAGTGATAAAAAAGCATGGTTGGTATCTTGTAAGAACAAAAGGAAGCCACCATCATTTCAAGCATCCCGAAAAGAAAGGAATTGTCACTATCCCGCATCCTAAAAAGGATCTTCCTAAGGGAACGGTGAATTCAATTTTAAAACAAGCCGGAATTAAATAAATTATAATGAAAAAGATTAGTGTGTATGTTGAAAAGGCCGAGGATGGGACTTACTGGGGAAGTACTCAAAATCTACCAGGCGGAGTAAGTGCTTTTGGAAATTCATTAGATGAATTAAAGCAAAATCTCAAAGTTGCATTCGAGGATTATAAAGAAGTAGCAGAAGATCTTAATGAAGGATGGTTGAATGAAATTAAAGGTTTAACTGAATTTGAATATAGGCTGGATATAGCTTCATTTTTCAAACTTCTTCCAATAAAAATTTCTGCTATCGCCGAAAAATCCGGTATAAATCCTTCGCTAATGAGGCAATATGCCAGTGGAAAAGCAAATGCATCAGAAGAAAGAGCAAGAAGAATAGAAAAAGCGATTCACGAATTAGGTGAAGATCTTCTTTCAGTATCAATTTAATTCCCAATCACCACATTCCACTTTTTTACCGACCAGCTTTTAATAAGTCCGTTTTTTACGTAGGGATCATTTTGGGCAAAAGCTTCCGCGATTTTCTCGCTGTCGGCTTTAAAAACCAATACAGCTTCGTTTGCCGCGTCTATGGCTCCACCAAGTATTAGATAGCCTTCATTAAAATATTCGGTGGCGTGATTTAAGTGTTCTTTTCGGTATTTTTCTCTTTCCTCCAGGTAATTTTCAGAGGTGGTATAATCTAAAATATAATAATTCATCTTCAGTTTTTAAATTGTCTTCCTTTCCAGGAAAAATCCGAAAATAGAGATTTAACAGCTACATAAGTGCTAAAGAAAGGATAAAAAATACTGCTCCAAAAATAACTTCGCATTACAGGTTCTCGCTTAAAAAATTTAGCTGCGCTATAGATTAGCATAAAATCAAGATTGAATTTCACAAGAAAAATGATCAAAATAGGTTGGTAAGGCAGGAGTTGAAATAACACTAAGAAAACAGCAGCGATAAGGCTTAGATTCATTAAAAGCACTGTAGCACCGGCGAATTTGGCAAATAAGCTTTTATATGCCGGGGCTTTAGAAGCCCAGCGAATGCGCTGTGAAACCAAATCACCAAAATTTTGTTGGGGTTGGGTATAAACGATGACCTCCTTACTTTTAAAAAAACCGATTTTATAATTTTCCTGTTGAAATTTTTGAAGCAAAAAAACATCGTCACCACTGGCAATGTTATCATTTCCTGCAAATCCCGAAACCTCCAAAAAGGCTTGCTTTTCATAACACAAATTCGCGCCATTACACATAAAGGCTTTTTCGATACCAAAAGCTCCCGCTGTTGATGCCTGCAGGCTTAAAATATCCAGTGCTTCAAAATTACGGACTAGATTTTCCTGTTTGCTTTCTATATTTTCTGTTGAAAAAAGCTTTGTTCTAAGATGAATATGTCTTATATTTGTGTAAAACTATATAGATATGATACCTTCAGATTTCAGGGATTTTTTCGTTAATAGTCCAGCGACTGTTCAACAAGAGATAGTGGCTTCGTTGCTATCATTGTCTTTGCAAGAAAGTGAAGTAAAGGACAGCAACGAGGCAAAAGCAGTTACCTGTCCTCATTGCTCAGAAAAGCGTGTTCGTGCCAATGGCAAGCTCAAAGGCGTTCAACGCTATGTTTGCAATGGCTGTAAGAAGAATTTCAGTGAGACCACAGGTAAGTTTTGGTATAATATAAAAAAGAAAGAGAAGTTAAATCGGTATTTATACTGTTTGTTGTCGGGCTACAGTATCAGGAAAAGTGCAGAAGAGACGGAGATATCAATTCAAACGTCCTTTGATTGGAGACATAAATTGCTCACGTCATTTTCCAGTGTTTCGGTAGAAGAGTTTCAGGGCATAGTCGAAAGCGATGACCTGTTCTTTGCCTACTCAGAAAAAGGAGGACGTCATTTAGGTAGAAAACCGAAAATGCGAGGAGAAAAAGCAAGCAAAGCAGGCATAAGTGATGAAAAAGTAGCTGTAGTGGCAACTTGTGATAGATCTGGAAACAAAGACTTTAAAGTGGCCACAAGAGGTCGTATCAGTAAAGAGGATCTGAATAGAATACTTAAAGGGAAACTTGATAAAGCTGACGTACTCTGCAGCGACAGCCATAGAAGTTATGGTGCTTTTGCAAAAGCCAACACAATTGCCCATAAAAAGTTCAACACCTCAAAGGGACAGCGAACCGTAGATAAGGTGTACCATGTCCAGAATGTAAACAATATGGATATGAGATTGAGAAAGTTCATGGATTCTTTCAATGGGGTAGCTACAAAATACTTACAGAATTACTTGAATTGGTTCTTGGTACTTGAAAAAATCAAGAACTCAACCAGTAAAATGGCAACAGTTACAGCCATTGCCTTTGCTTCAAATAGCGCATGGTACGAGTACAAACAACAACTATTCAATATGCTAATTAGAACTTAGCCTTGAAAAAAGACTTAGCGCAACCGGGCCGGCAATGAGTTTATTTCCGGTTTTAAGGATAAAATCATTATAGCTTTTTAACCAGTTTACAGGAACATTGCAATCGGCATCAGTGGTAAGGATATATTCAAATTCAGCTGAGTTAATCGCAGTACTAATCGCATCTTTTTTTGGCGAATTTGAAGTGCGTTGGTTTTCCAGAACTTTTAAATTGAAACCTAGATAAGTTTTCTGAAATTCCTCGATTATTTCCACCGAAATATCTTCAGACTCATCATTTACCAGGATAATTTCATACTTAGATTCAGGATAATTTATCCTGGCTAAGGAACTCAATAAAACAGGTAAATTTTCGGCTTCATTTCTAAACGGTACAATAATAGAAAACCGTATTTCTGTAGGTGAATTTTCCGAAGAGAATTCAGGGGTTTTTTTCCAGCCGTAAAGCAGCATTAGCATTAAAACCGAATAACAAATACAAATTATAATAAAGATGAACATACTCGGTTTTTTAATTCTTAATTTTCTTGTAAAGTAAACCAAATCACTGAAAATTCAAGAACAGTAGAAAGAGAAAATAGCTAAACTTTGGCGTATTTGAAATCTCGCTAAGCGAGTAAGGAAATGAAATTGCTTAGCTTTGCGAAGCTACCTGAAATTTGGTGAGTTTTAAATTGAAAAAAGTTATTTTGAAGAGCGAAAGAATCATTTTAGGAATTGATCCCGGCACCACGATTATGGGCTTCGGACTTATAAAAGTGGAAAATAAACAGATGAAATTTATGCAGCTGAATGAATTGCAGCTCAGTAAATACAGCGATCATTATGTGAAACTTAAATTGATTTTTGAACGTACTATAGAGTTGATAGACACTTATCATCCAGATGAAATTGCGATTGAAGCCCCGTTTTTTGGGAAAAACGTACAATCTATGCTTAAGCTGGGAAGGGCACAGGGCGTGGCGATGGCCGCCGGACTTTCAAGAGAAATACCAATTACTGAATATTTACCCAAGAAAATTAAAATGGCAATTACCGGGAATGGGAATGCCAGTAAAGAACAGGTAGCAAAAATGCTGCAAAGTTTACTCGGTTTGAAATCATTACCAAAGAATCTCGACTCAACCGATGGGCTCGCAGCCGCGGTTTGTCATTTTTACAATTCTGGTAGAACTGAGGTGGGAAAAAGCTATTCAGGTTGGGCCGCATTTGTAAAGCAAAATGAGCCACGAGTTCAGCCCCCTAACCCCCAAAGGGGGAAAGCCTCTGGGCTCCCAAAGAAAAAATGAAATCCCCAGTCCAGAAAAAGGGTGTTTATGAATTAATGAAAGAGATTAAAATTTTGAGCGAAAAGTTGTTATACGGAATTGCTGATAACTCTTCCCCTTCGGGGAGGCTGGGAGGGGCTGCAGGCTTGTACATTCATATTCCTTTCTGTAAGCAGGCTTGTCACTATTGTGATTTTCATTTTTCTACCTCTTTAAAAAAGAAAGGGAAGCTTGTGGAAATGTTATGTAGGGAATTATTGCTAAGGAAGGATGAACTCAATTCTCCTGAAATCCAGACGATCTACTTTGGTGGCGGAACACCAAGTTTATTGGAAGCAGATGAACTTCAGCAAATTTTTGAGACAATTTATGCGAATTATAAGATTGCTGAAAATCCTGAAATAACCCTGGAAGCAAATCCCGATGATTTGACGGAAGAAAAGTTGGAAATGCTCAAGGCTTCTAAAATTAACCGGTTGAGTATTGGGGTTCAATCTTTTTTTGAAGAAGATTTAAAGTTGATGAATCGCGCCCATAATGCTGAAGAAGCTTTAAAAAGCATAAAACTCGCCAAACAATCTTTCGATAATATTTCTATTGATCTCATCTACGGAATCCCGGGAATGAGTTTGGAACGATGGAAGCGAAACCTGGAAATTTCTCTTGAACTCGACGTACCTCATATTTCGAGTTATGCACTGACGGTTGAACCAAACACCGCACTTCAAAAATTTATAGAAAGAGGAAAAATAAAACCGGTAGATGATGAAGCTGCCAAACATCATTTTGAAATTCTGGTTGAAACCCTTACTAAAAATGGTTTTGAACATTATGAGTTTTCCAACTTCGGCAAGTCTGGTTATTTTTCACAAAACAACACCGCTTATTGGCTTGGAAAATCTTATTTGGGTATTGGTCCGGCAGCGCATTCTTATGATGGAAACTCCCGTAAATGGAACATTTCCAACAATCCGCTTTATATAAAATCGCTTGAAAAAGGTGAGATTCCGCAGGAAACAGAAGACTTATCGGTTTCTGACAAATACAACGAATATGTAATGACAAGACTTCGAACAAAATTCGGGGTGGATATTGCTGAGGTTTTTCAGAAATTTGGAGAAAATTACAAAGCTCACTTTGCGGAACTTGCAAAGCCGTTGCAAAAAGAAAATTTAATTCAGGAAAAAAATGGGATCTTTCATATTACTTCTAAAGGAAAATTTTTAAGTGATGGTATTGCTGCAGATTTGTTTTTCCTGGAATAATATGTAACGGAATTAATATCAAAAATCGTAAATTTGAGTTATGGCTATAGATCTTCAAAATAAGAAAATAGAATTAATTCAATGGTTATCCACCCTGGATGATGAATTCATTATTGACAAATTAATGGAACTACGAGATAGTGAGAAAGCTGATTGGTGGGAGGAAATAACTGTAGAAGAAAAAGAATCTATTAAACAAGGGGTAAATGATGCTGATTCCGGAAACTTAAAACCGCAGTCTGAAGTTAGAAAGCTTTATGAGAAATGGTTATAAGATTTTTTGGACAACTCACGCACTTTCTGAACTTGAAGAAACAATAGCTTATTTAGAAGAAAATTGGACAATAAGTGAATTAGAAAAATTCGCTAAGGAACTTGATCATACACTTGAGTTAATTTCCAAAAATCCTGAGATATTTCAGGTTTCATTCAAAAGAAAAAATATTCGAAGAGCTGTGGTTGCAAAGTTCAACAGCCTTTATTATCGATTACATAATGATACTATTGAAATCTTATCTTTCTTTTCAAACAGACAGGATCCTTCCAAAATTAAAATCGATTAGATTTTATGCAAGCCACAATTAATTTTAAAGCTAAAGATTATACTATTGATCTCTCCAAACCCCTGGATATTTCAATTGGTTTGCGTGGGGATGAAAAAAACCCGGTGGCATGGTATTTAGATACTCCTAAAATAAAACCTGTGAAAGACGGTGATTTTATCGGGAAAGTTTCAGAAGGAGCTTCGGTTAATTTTAATAATATTCAGTTTAATCCACACGCTCACGGGACGCATACCGAATGTGTTGGGCATATTTCCAGGGAATTTTATAGCATCAATCAAACGCTGAAAACCTTCTTCTTTTTTTCTAAATTGATTTCAGTAGAACCCGAAATAATAGGAGAAGATAAAGTGATTTCCGAAGCGATTTTGAAGGAGAAAATCCAGCCTAACGAAACTGAAGCTTTAATTATACGAACGCTACCCAATTTTAGGGAAAAACAGACGAAAAAATATTCGCATACCAATTGGCCTTATCTTAGTGAAGAGGCTGCTATTTTTCTTAGAAATTCCGGCGTAAAACATTTGCTGATAGATTTGCCTTCGGTAGATAAGGAGAAGGATGGTGGTAAGTTGTTGGCGCATAAGGCCTTTTGGAATTACCCGAAAAACACCCGGTTTGATGCTACAATTACTGAATTGGTTTATGTTCCTAATTCTATAGAGGATGGAAATTATTTGCTAAACCTGCAAATAGCTTCTTTTGAAAACGATGCCAGCCCTTCAAAACCTGTTTTATATAAATTTTTATGAAAATTACACTCAAACTTGAAGAACTTGCGATGTTACTACTGGGAATCTTTGTGTTTAGCCGATTAGACTTTGCCTGGTGGTGGTTTTTGGTCTTATTTTTTACACCAGATTTTGGAATGTTGGGATATCTCTTCAATAATAAAATTGGTGCTTTTATTTATAATCTTTTTCATCATAAAGGACTTGCTATTTCAATCTGGTTTCTGGGATTTTACCTGCAAAATGAAGTATTTCAATTAATAGGTGTAATTTTGTTTTCGCACGCGGTTTTTGATCGTATTTTAGGCTATGGGCTCAAGTACGAAAAAGGCTTCAAATTCACTCATTTGGGAGAAATAGGAAATTAATATGGAATTTTTATTTATCGGATTGGCCGTGGGAGCGGTCTTGGCTTATTTTATTTTCGCCAGGTTTAATAAGGAGAAATCAAAGCTTAAAACTAACGAGCAGTCGTTGGTGATTATGGATAAAATAAGGAGTGTTTGTAAATTTATAACAGTTGAAGGCGATTTTTCTGAAGTCTATCATTACGAGAATTTAAAGGAAAAATACCTGAGTTTACTTTTAGGGAAGAAGAAGGCTATTGTTTTGGTTAATGCTAAAGCGCACGTGGGTTTTGATCTTAGTAAAGTGAGAATGAATAGCGAAAATGAAAAGAGAACCATTGTGCTTACCAATTTTCCGCAGCCCGAATTGCTAACTGTAGAAACCGATTTTAAATATTACGATAAGCGCGAAGGCTGGGCAAACCCTTTTACCACCTCAGATCTTACCGATATTAACCGTGACGCAAAAAACTATATAGTTGATAAAATTCCACAAAGCGGACTTTTAGACCAGGCGCGAAAAGAGGCGCTGGATACTATTTTGTTGATGGAAAAAATAGTGGAAACCATAGGTTGGAAACTCGATTATACCGCGCTGACTTTAGAAGATAAAAACCAGGCGAAGATTGAGAAGTAGCCTGTGGTAGTACGTCATTCTGAACTTGTCACTTCGAGCCGAGTCGAGAAGTCAGAATCTAAGATGATTATTGTTTTTTTCATCTTAATACAAACCAAAACATTTTTAAGATTTCCGCCTGCGCGGAAATGACAATATTGCATATGGACATCGAAACCCTTAGAAATTATTGCATTAGCAAAAAAGGCGTAACCGAGGAACTTCCTTTTGGTCCAGATACCCTGGTTTTTAAAGTAATGGGAAAGGTTTTTGCATTGGCGGGCCTGGATTCGCTGCCAGTTAATGTAAACTTAAAATGCGATCCAGGGAAAGCAGTGGAACTTCGCGAAGAGTATGAAGCCCTTATTTTGCCCGGTTACCATATGAACAAACAGCATTGGAACACCGTAATCCTGGATGGTCACTTAAAGTCGGACTTTATTTTTCAATTAGTAGACGATTCTTACAATTTGGTGAAAGCAGGATTAACTAAAAAGCAACAACAAGAACTTAAAGATTTAGATGAATAACCCATTAGAATTCTATACACAGCAGAAAGAAATACATCAGCAAGAACTGGCTAAAATTTCTAAAAAATTGCTGGTTTCCAGTTTAATCAGGCTTATGATTTTCCTGGCAATTTGTTTTGCAATCTATTTTTTCTTCGGAAATATGAATGTGATCGTTCCAGTAATTTTTGGCGGGATTGCACTTTTTTTATTCCTGGTTTCCAGGCATAGCAATCTTAAAGATAAAAGCGATAAGCAAAAGGAAATCATCAAGCTAAACGAACTGGAAATTGATATTTTAAAAACCCGGAATTTCCAGGATTTACCCGAAGGAAGCGAATTTGAAAACCCTGTACATCCTTACAGTCAGGATATCGATTTATTCGGGCGTGGCTCGTTTTTTCAGTATTCCAACCGAACCGCACTTTATGAAGGAACCAAAAAACTTGCCGGTATTTTTACCGAAAATGGTATACAAAATATTACGCAGAAACAGGAAGCGGTGCAAGAACTGGCAGCAAAAGCTGAATGGAGACAGGAATTTACCGCATTGGCCAGATTGGTGAAAACTGAAACCCCATCAAAAACCGTAATTAAATGGTTTAAAAATTATAAGAATTTTGTTCCGAATTATATTAAGTGGTTGCCCACGGCATTTTCGGTGATCTCCATTTTAGTGATCGCGGGTTATGCTTTTGATTATTTAAAAGGAATTCATCTTTTTTTATGGTTTTTAGCAGGAATACTTTTTACTGGGATTTACCTTAAAAAGATTAATTTATTGTCGGGTAGTGTGAGTAAGGTTCAGGATACTTTTCATCAATATCATTTTTTACTGGGACTCTTAGAAAAGGAAGAATTTTCTTCAGAAATATTAAAAAAGAATCAGTCACTTATTCATTCAGAAAAGAAAAAAGCTTCTGCTATTTTTAAAGAATTTTCTAAAGCAATTGATGACCTGGATCAACGCAATAATATTTTTTTGGGCATTTTTGGAAATGGTTTTTTACTCTGGGATTTACGCCAGAGTTATAAGCTCGAAAAATGGATTTCAGCCTATCGCCAGAATGTGGAAAGTTGGTTTGAAGTCATTGAATTTACCGATGCTTATAATTCACTTGGGAATTTTGTTTTTAATCATCCAAACTATGTTTTTCCTGAAATTATAAATGAAAAAAGAGGAATTTCAGCAACAAAATTGGCGCATCCGCTTTTGGATCCGAATAAAAGAGTGGCAAATGATTTTTCTATTGGTAATGAAGAATTCTTTATCATTACCGGTGCGAATATGGCCGGGAAAAGTACGTTTTTAAGAACGGTTTCCCTTCAAATTCTAATGAGCAATATTGGGCTTCCGGTTTGTGCTGAAGCCTGTAATTATTGGCCAATCAAGCTTATTACCAGTATGCGCACCAGCGATTCGCTGAGTGATGATGAATCCTATTTCTTTTCAGAATTAAAGCGACTAAAATTTATAGTAGACGAAATTAAAACTGACCGTTATTTTATAATTCTTGATGAGATTCTAAAAGGAACCAATAGTAGCGATAAAGCTATAGGTTCTAAAAAGTTTATCAGGAAATTGGTGAACTCTAATTCAACCGGAATCGTTGCTACGCACGATTTGAGTTTATGCGAGATCACGTCAGAATTAGAGCAGGTAAAAAACCATTATTTTGATGCTGAAATTATCAATGATGAACTGCATTTTGATTATAAATTCAAAGATGGAATTTGCCAAAATATGAATGCTTCATTCCTGCTTCGGAAGATGGAAATTGTAGATGATTAATTGCTATAGATTGAAGGATAATAGCTATTTCTTATGCTAGTTGAACTTGATTAAATATCTTATTTTCGTCAAGCTGAACTTGTTTCAGCTTCTAACATGATCTTATCAACGTCTTAGATCCTGAAACAAGTTCAGGACGACGGGATTAAAAACTTTATTACTATCTAACTTTTTTTTTCGAAAAGTAGAAGTTACAAATCGGTAAAGAAAGAAAGTCATAAATGGATTCACTAACTCAAATAGTACTAGGCGCAGCGGTTGGCGAAGCGGTTCTCGGCAAAAAAGTGGGGAATAAAGCGATGCTTTATGGAGCCATTGCGGGCACAATTCCCGATCTGGATACTTTTGCAAGCACTTTTACCGATACTATTACCGCCATTGAAATTCACCGTGGCTTCACACACTCCATCGTATTTTCTATACTTTTTGCGCCCATTTTTGGTTGGCTCATTTCAAAGATTGAAAAGAAATCTATTGCAACCTGGCAAAACTGGTCCTGGTTGATGTTTTGGGGCTTTTTTACGCATCCGCTTTTGGATTCTCATACAACCTGGGGAACACAGTTATTCTGGCCTTTAGAAGTCCGTTTGGCGTATAAGAACATTTTTGTGATAGATCCTTTATACACTTTGCCATTTTTGGTGTTCTTAATCCTGGCGATGCGACAAGAAAGAGGAACTAAAAAAAGGAGAAAACTAAATAATCTTGGCCTCTTAATAAGTAGTATTTATTTGTTGGTTATTACCCCGGCCTTAAAACTTTACACGTTTGATAAGTTTACGGAAGCTTTGGAAGATCAGGATATTGCCTATTATAAAATTGAAACCAAACCGGCTCCACTAAATGCTATTTTATGGTCGGCAAATGTAGAGGTTGATAACGCTTATTTGATAGGAAATTATTCCATATTTGATACACAACCAATTGACTTTGTTTCGCATCCAAAGAACCACGATTTGCTTGGGGATTGGAGTGAAAAACGAAACGTAAAACGACTTATAAAAATCTCTGAAGGCTGGTATACGATTTCAGAAAGAGAAGGGGAACTTTATTTTAATGATCTTAGATTCGGAACTTTGAGTCCAATAGCCAGGACAGATGCTGAGTTCGCTTTTAGCTATAAATTAGTTAAAGAAAATGGTGAAATTAAAGCCATAGAAACCGAAAAAACGCGCGGGGATGCAAAGGAGTTATTATCGCAGTTGGGTACACGGATTATGGGGAATTAGTGGTTTGAAATTTGAAATGAATTTACAGATTTTCTGCCTTTAAATTTCTGGCTGAGTGATAAACAGTAAGGATATCCACTCTTTGGTTATTCAAAATTTTATAGATAATTCGGTAATTCCCTTCAATTAATTCTCTAATATTAGGATGATTTATTTCGGGAACCGATTTACCTGAATAGATTTGAGTGTAAAGAATTTTTGTTCGGTTCCTGAGTTTAATGATTTGTAATCTAGCATACTTTTTAGAATCCTTGCCGATATATTCCGCAATACTTTTTAAGTCAGATTGTGCTTGAAAAGTCCAATTTATTTGAACCATTTTTCAATTTCATTATCCAATTCGGTCTCAGAAATCACCTCTCCTTTATTTGACTGACTTATACCATTTTCTACTTTTTCAATAAAGATCAAGCGTTCTACCAACTCATCAATAGAAAATGTCTCTGGCAGTTTTTCAATTTCTTCCTTCAATTTACTTTTTGTAAGCATTTTTCACATCAATTTAAATCCAATAACAAGATACAATTTTAAACTGAGTTTAAATTTAAAGAGAGGATCTTCCCAAATAAAAAATATTCGTGTATTCGTGGCAAATATATCTGTAATTGCATTTCTTTAGAAACCTTATCTTTATTGAAAATTCTACTTTTTTATGAACAAACTTTTCAGCATTGCGCTCGCTTTTTTATGTATTTCTTTCTTATCTGCACAGGAAGCTTCAGAAAATTTAAAAACTATTATTCAGGAAATAGATGATCATAAAGCTTACGATCGGGAGGAATTTCCTTTGGGACTTTTTACTGAGAATTATTACAAAGAAGAAGCCGAATTTGCCGGAAAACAGTTGGACAAACTAGAAGAAATAAAGGCCGATTCTTTAAATGAAACCGAACAGATTTCGCTGGAAATGCTAAAATTTAAACT is a window of Salegentibacter salegens DNA encoding:
- a CDS encoding type II toxin-antitoxin system HicA family toxin, encoding MNSVSLIKVIKKHGWYLVRTKGSHHHFKHPEKKGIVTIPHPKKDLPKGTVNSILKQAGIK
- a CDS encoding YciI-like protein codes for the protein MNYYILDYTTSENYLEEREKYRKEHLNHATEYFNEGYLILGGAIDAANEAVLVFKADSEKIAEAFAQNDPYVKNGLIKSWSVKKWNVVIGN
- a CDS encoding IS1595 family transposase, which gives rise to MIPSDFRDFFVNSPATVQQEIVASLLSLSLQESEVKDSNEAKAVTCPHCSEKRVRANGKLKGVQRYVCNGCKKNFSETTGKFWYNIKKKEKLNRYLYCLLSGYSIRKSAEETEISIQTSFDWRHKLLTSFSSVSVEEFQGIVESDDLFFAYSEKGGRHLGRKPKMRGEKASKAGISDEKVAVVATCDRSGNKDFKVATRGRISKEDLNRILKGKLDKADVLCSDSHRSYGAFAKANTIAHKKFNTSKGQRTVDKVYHVQNVNNMDMRLRKFMDSFNGVATKYLQNYLNWFLVLEKIKNSTSKMATVTAIAFASNSAWYEYKQQLFNMLIRT
- a CDS encoding type II toxin-antitoxin system RelE/ParE family toxin, whose product is MRNGYKIFWTTHALSELEETIAYLEENWTISELEKFAKELDHTLELISKNPEIFQVSFKRKNIRRAVVAKFNSLYYRLHNDTIEILSFFSNRQDPSKIKID
- a CDS encoding cyclase family protein encodes the protein MQATINFKAKDYTIDLSKPLDISIGLRGDEKNPVAWYLDTPKIKPVKDGDFIGKVSEGASVNFNNIQFNPHAHGTHTECVGHISREFYSINQTLKTFFFFSKLISVEPEIIGEDKVISEAILKEKIQPNETEALIIRTLPNFREKQTKKYSHTNWPYLSEEAAIFLRNSGVKHLLIDLPSVDKEKDGGKLLAHKAFWNYPKNTRFDATITELVYVPNSIEDGNYLLNLQIASFENDASPSKPVLYKFL
- a CDS encoding DUF4230 domain-containing protein, whose translation is MEFLFIGLAVGAVLAYFIFARFNKEKSKLKTNEQSLVIMDKIRSVCKFITVEGDFSEVYHYENLKEKYLSLLLGKKKAIVLVNAKAHVGFDLSKVRMNSENEKRTIVLTNFPQPELLTVETDFKYYDKREGWANPFTTSDLTDINRDAKNYIVDKIPQSGLLDQARKEALDTILLMEKIVETIGWKLDYTALTLEDKNQAKIEK
- a CDS encoding type II toxin-antitoxin system HicB family antitoxin, yielding MKKISVYVEKAEDGTYWGSTQNLPGGVSAFGNSLDELKQNLKVAFEDYKEVAEDLNEGWLNEIKGLTEFEYRLDIASFFKLLPIKISAIAEKSGINPSLMRQYASGKANASEERARRIEKAIHELGEDLLSVSI
- a CDS encoding glycosyltransferase family 2 protein produces the protein MRHIHLRTKLFSTENIESKQENLVRNFEALDILSLQASTAGAFGIEKAFMCNGANLCYEKQAFLEVSGFAGNDNIASGDDVFLLQKFQQENYKIGFFKSKEVIVYTQPQQNFGDLVSQRIRWASKAPAYKSLFAKFAGATVLLMNLSLIAAVFLVLFQLLPYQPILIIFLVKFNLDFMLIYSAAKFFKREPVMRSYFWSSIFYPFFSTYVAVKSLFSDFSWKGRQFKN
- a CDS encoding glycosyltransferase; the protein is MFIFIIICICYSVLMLMLLYGWKKTPEFSSENSPTEIRFSIIVPFRNEAENLPVLLSSLARINYPESKYEIILVNDESEDISVEIIEEFQKTYLGFNLKVLENQRTSNSPKKDAISTAINSAEFEYILTTDADCNVPVNWLKSYNDFILKTGNKLIAGPVALSLFSRLSSN
- the hemW gene encoding radical SAM family heme chaperone HemW, with the protein product MKSPVQKKGVYELMKEIKILSEKLLYGIADNSSPSGRLGGAAGLYIHIPFCKQACHYCDFHFSTSLKKKGKLVEMLCRELLLRKDELNSPEIQTIYFGGGTPSLLEADELQQIFETIYANYKIAENPEITLEANPDDLTEEKLEMLKASKINRLSIGVQSFFEEDLKLMNRAHNAEEALKSIKLAKQSFDNISIDLIYGIPGMSLERWKRNLEISLELDVPHISSYALTVEPNTALQKFIERGKIKPVDDEAAKHHFEILVETLTKNGFEHYEFSNFGKSGYFSQNNTAYWLGKSYLGIGPAAHSYDGNSRKWNISNNPLYIKSLEKGEIPQETEDLSVSDKYNEYVMTRLRTKFGVDIAEVFQKFGENYKAHFAELAKPLQKENLIQEKNGIFHITSKGKFLSDGIAADLFFLE
- the ruvC gene encoding crossover junction endodeoxyribonuclease RuvC, which translates into the protein MKSERIILGIDPGTTIMGFGLIKVENKQMKFMQLNELQLSKYSDHYVKLKLIFERTIELIDTYHPDEIAIEAPFFGKNVQSMLKLGRAQGVAMAAGLSREIPITEYLPKKIKMAITGNGNASKEQVAKMLQSLLGLKSLPKNLDSTDGLAAAVCHFYNSGRTEVGKSYSGWAAFVKQNEPRVQPPNPQRGKASGLPKKK
- a CDS encoding DUF4260 domain-containing protein; translation: MKITLKLEELAMLLLGIFVFSRLDFAWWWFLVLFFTPDFGMLGYLFNNKIGAFIYNLFHHKGLAISIWFLGFYLQNEVFQLIGVILFSHAVFDRILGYGLKYEKGFKFTHLGEIGN
- a CDS encoding MmcQ/YjbR family DNA-binding protein codes for the protein MDIETLRNYCISKKGVTEELPFGPDTLVFKVMGKVFALAGLDSLPVNVNLKCDPGKAVELREEYEALILPGYHMNKQHWNTVILDGHLKSDFIFQLVDDSYNLVKAGLTKKQQQELKDLDE